AAAATACATAAACCCCGTTTCAGGCGAAGCCCTAGCGGAAGAACAGCAGGTTTTTATCTATCCGGCAGCGCATTACATAATGGCACAGGACAGAGTGCAGAATGCCCTTGAGTCTATCCAGCAGGAGCTTGATCAGAGGCTCGCAGAATTCCGAGAAGAAGGCAAACTCCTTGAAGCCCAGAGACTTGAAGCACGTACGAAGTACGATATGGAAATGATTGCAGAAGTTGGTTTCTGCAGCGGGATAGAGAATTATGCAAGACATCTTGCCGGCCTTGAGCCAGGAGCCAAGCCCTACACACTTCTCGATTATTTCCCCAAAGATTTCATTATGTTTATCGATGAATCCCACGTTACCCTCCCTCAGGTACGTGCTATGTATGCAGGCGACAGAAACAGAAAGCAGGTCCTCGTTGACCATGGCTTCCGCCTTCCAAGCGCAATGGACAACAGGCCTCTTCGCTTTGATGAATTTGAGCAGCGTCCTGGCAGAACCGTTTACGTTTCCGCAACGCCGGGCGATTATGAGCTCAACCTCACCGGCGGGGAAATTGTAGAACAGATTATACGTCCCACAGGCCTTCTCGACCCGAAGGTAGAGGTGCGTCCTGCAAGCAATCAGGTTAGTGATGTTAAGTCTGAGATTTATGAAAGAGTGGAAGCGGGGCAGAGAGTTCTGGTTACAGTGCTGACAAAGAGGCTCGCTGAAGACCTAACAGATTTCTTCCAGAAGGAAAAAATTAAATGCCGCTATCTGCACAGCGAAATTGATGCGATAGAACGTGTTGATATCCTGCGTGATCTAAGGAAAGGCGAGTTTGATGTGCTGATAGGCATTAACCTGCTTAGAGAAGGGCTGGATCTTCCGGAGGTTGCAATGGTGGCAATTCTGGATGCAGATAAAGAAGGCTTCCTCAGGAGCGAAACATCCCTTATCCAGACAATAGGCAGAGCGGCAAGAAATGTTGATTCAAGGGTTATACTCTATGGCGATAAGGTTACCCCGTCTATGAAACGTGCTATGGATGAAACCGAGAGAAGACGCAAGATTCAGATGGAGTACAACAAAAAGCACAACATCACACCTGAGACAATCAAAAAAGCCATCAGATCAGCCCTCTCAGATTCACTGAAGGCGAGAAAAACCGCAAGACAGGCTGTTTCTATGGACGAAAAAGAGTATGATAAGACCGAGATGGTGGCTATGCTGGAAAAAGAAATGATGAAAGCGGCAGAAGAGCTGGATTTCGAGAAGGCCGCCAAGCTGCGGGATAAAATTAAACAATTTGAATCAATGCCCAAGATAGAAAAGAAGAAATAGAAGAATCGATGGAGCAAGTGTTTTGTTCGAAACAAAATATTGACTTAACTGTCGAATATCATTGTAATATACAGAGAAAAATGGGACTGGTATATACCGGGTAGAATTATGCTTAGATTATTTCAAATATTTTCTTTTCTCGTTCTGATAAGTTCGGTGGTGATGGCTGTGATGCTTATCAAAAAGCCCGCACCTGAGAGCGAGAAAGTGCAGGAATTTCTTGCAAACGCCTCTGTAGCTGAAGAGTTCAAGGCGAAAGCGGATACCTCTAATTCAGATCAAAATTCTGAATCTGCTCTGGTTAAGGCGGCAAGGCAGTACACAAAAGAGCCTGAAGAACCTCAGCCCAACAGAAACATCAGCCGCTCGAATACAAATCCGAGGCCGAAGAACAATACTCCCGATCCCCAGCCGAAAAAACAGCAGGAGCCTAAGCCCCCTTCGCCGATAAAGGTGCGTTTTACGCTTGAGGGAACGTGCGTTAATGAAGACCGTCCGGAGCTTTCGATGGCCTTTGTTGACCTCCCGGGAGAAGGTAAGAAATGGGTTTATCAGGGACAGACAGTCGGCCATTTGAGGATTCGCAAGATCAACGAGGACTCTATTTATCTGGACAATAATGGCTCTGTTTCTGAGCTTGAAATTAAGGAACATAAATCCTCAATCAAGAATATCCTGGAATCTGTGGCCCCTGCTGAGAAACAGGTTTCTTCTTCCTCATCGCAGGCTCCGCTTGAAAAACCGCAGACACAGAGCCAGCAGAATACAGAGCAGTTTGTTCCGCAAGCTGAAGACCCTCTTAAAGAAATGGGCGGGCTGCCACCAGGGGCGAGTCCTGAACAGCTCGATGACCTGCGGGAGAAGGTTAGAAGGATGAACGAAGACGCTGCGGAAAAAGGCATTAGAGGTAAATAAGTTTAATGAAGCTGCCTGCATTAGTCCGCCTTCTAAGACCTGCCCACTGGGTGAAAAACGGTGCTGTTATTCTGCCGGTAATATTTGCGGGCAGGGTTTTTGATGCTGGAGCAATAGTTTCTGCGGCCGCAGGCTTTGTTCTTTTCTGTATGCTTTCTTCTGCGGTTTATTCGATAAATGATGTGTTTGATGCTGAGGAAGACCGCCATCATCCCAAAAAGCGGCTCAGGCCTGTAGCAAGCGGCCAGATTACCCCCAAAGCCGGCCTGCTTGCCGGCGGGATACTCGCTGTTTCCGGTTTGGCCTTGAGCATTTTGCTGGGAATGTCATTTCTGATTTTCTCAGCAGGATATTTCTTTATGCAGCTTCTATACAGCGCAAAACTGAAAAGCATTGTTCTGCTGGATGTAATTATTATAGCATTGGGTTTCGTGCTCAGGGCGAGCGCTGGTGCTGAGGCTATAAGCGTGGCGATTAGCCCTTGGCTTTTTGTATGTATGTTTACCCTTTGCCTGTTTATGGGCTTCTGCAAAAGATACAGCGAGATGGTGGCAATTGAAGACAGCGAAAAGAGAAATAACCACAGAAGCACAATGCAGCATTACACCCCAAACCTGCTTACCCACCTTATCACTCTCAGCGGCTCTCTCGCTCTTATGGCGTTTCTGGCATGGTCAACAAGCCCGGAAACGATTGCGAGAATCGGCTCTGAGAAGCTGGTTTACACATTTCCGTTAATCGTTTACGGAACATTCAGATTTGCACTTGTATCCATGCGAGGCGAGTATGAAGGGCCTGTAGATATTGTGCTCAAGGATGTACCATTTACAGTTTCTGTGGCAATTTGGTGCGTCCTTGCAATTTTTCTTTGCAATTTCTGAAAAAATAAGCCATCCTAAAACATAACAATTTATAAGAATATTTTTGTTGAAAGGCTTATGTATGCTCTCAAGAAGACAGGCTCTTAAAATGATGGGGTTCGCTGCGTTTGCACCGGCAGGTTTTGCGGCGGCTTCTAAGAGAAAACCAAACGTAATTGTTGTCTTGTCCGATGATGCCGGATACGCAGATTTCGGCTTTACCGGCTGCCAAGACACCCCAACACCCAATCTCGACTCCCTCTCCCGCCAGGGGACAACCTGCAGGCAGGGCTACGTTACCGCTTCCGTATGCGCCCCTTCCCGCGCCGGACTGATAACGGGCAGGTATCAGCAGCGCTTCGGCCACGAATGCAACGGGCCTAATGCGCCCGTAGAAGGGTATTCGATGGATGATATGGGGCTCGACCCCGCAGAGAAAACAATCGGCGCGCGTATGCAGTCTCAGGGCTACAAAACACTCGCTGTGGGTAAATGGCATCTTGGCTATCAGGAGCAGTTCCATCCTTGCAATAGGGGCTTTGATGAGTTCTACGGCTTTCTCTCAGGCGCCCGGCACTACTTCACAAACAAAGACGTTGACGAAACCCACGCCCTTAGAACATGCGATGAAAAAATCGATGAAGAGAAAATCCGCTACATGACAAGAGACCTCACCGATGCTTCGATGAAATTCATAGAGAAAAATAAAGACCAGCCGTTCTTCATTTACCTCTGCTACAATGCAGTTCATACGCCCATGGAAGCCCCAGACCACCTCATAGACAAATACCGTAAGATAGACCCGAAACGCAGAAGAATCCACAACGCCATGACAGAGTCTCTCGACACCAACGTAGGCAGGCTTCAGGATAAGCTAAATAAGCTCGGCCTTGATGATAACACCCTGCTGTTTTTCGTAAACGATAACGGAGGGGCAACCAACAACGGATCGCGAAACGGAAAGCTGCGCGGAATGAAAGGCTCGAAGTGGGAGGGCGGTATAAGAGTGCCGTTTATCGTGAAATGGCCAGGCGAGATACCTGCCGGCAAAGACTATAACTACCCTGTAAGCACGCTTGATATAATGCCCACATCTCTGGCAGCCGCAGGAGCGGATAAGAAACAAATCAATTCAGGCAAGCCCCTCGACGGCGTTAATCTGCTTCCATATTTGCAGGGCAAAAACAAAAACAGGCCGCATGAGACTCTTTTCTGGAGAAGGGCGGTTGCAGGTGCTGTGAGAAAAGGCGACTGGAAGCTTATTAAAGCAGGCGATAATCCTCTTCTGCTTTTCAATCTCGCTGAAGACGAATCTGAGACTAAAAACCTTGCCAAAAAACACCCTGAAAAGGTCAAGGAGCTGCTGAAGGAATACAAAAACTGGGAAAAACAGCTGCAAGAGCCCAAATGGCGTGAAGGCAAGAAATGGGAACGCAATCAAATCCTCAAACATCGTATGGAAGTTGACACCAGAGAAAAAGAAAGAAAATATCCGTAGGTTTTTTCAGTGAAGTAAAAGATTATTGCAGGGGCGAACCTGTGCGTTCGCCTCTGCTCCAAGCAAAAAAAGATTTCCCGCATTACAGCGGAATCCGCAGGGGCGAATCCGCTAAGCATTAGTAGTGAGAAGATATTCCGCTTCACACCGGCTCTTAATGTGTCGCTCCCTTAGCGGGCAGCTTGCTCTCTGCCGCTATTCGCTGTCGGCTTATCTGGTTATATCAATTATTTTCTGCGGAGTTAGAACAACATGGCCGAGGAGTCCTGATTTTTTAATCGGCCAGTCTGAGGCATCAAATGGCTCGTAATCTATATCAACAACGTTAATATTGTAGAAGTATTTCCAATCAACATCCCTCTTGTCAAGATCCCTGATCCTGTTGGCCGGGAGATTTGTAACCTCCACTTGCAGTAAATTATCTTCTGATTTGAGCTCATTTACATCAATCACGAAAGGCTTCGCCCAAACCACGCCGAGCAGCTTGCCGTTGAGATAAATCCTTGCGCTGCTGCAAACTTCGCCAAGCCCCAGCTTCCATTTATCCGCTTGAATATCGGGCTTGTCGAATCTGATCGAGTATCTTGCTGTTCCGTGGAATCGTCTGCATTGTTTATCTTTGAAATTCGTCCAGGACATTAAAGCTTTAATCTTTTCTCCTTCCGGCAGCACAGGCCCTCCGCTTACAAACTCAACATCCCATCTGCCTTCAATCTCAAAGGGTTTGCAGGTTTTCTCGCAATATTCCCATTGTCCCGCCCCGCATTTTTGACTGTTGAAAGTTTTCAAAATTATCGATTGGTCAGGCCTTATCTGAATATAAACATTTGTTTTGCCGTTTGCTTTCTTGATTGCAGCTCTGCCGAACTTTTCTTCATAAAGCGGATCAATCAAAAGGACGGATTCGGCCTGCTTGGATAATTCAATCCAGCCATCTATATTATTATCGCTTAGATTCACTAAAAAATAATTGAAGCCCTCATCCCGCGAGCGTCTTACAAATCTAATCCCCTTATCGGCAAAAGATTCTCTTGTGAGATTTGATTCACTCAGCAGGCTATCGATAATGGCCGCTCGAATTTCGCCTTTGCCCGTTTTATGAACCATATTTGCCGGCGGAAGATTTGCCGGCGGAAGATTTGCCGGCGGAAGATAGGAATAAGGTTTGAGGCTTGGGATTGCCTCCTTGAGGATTTTTCTAAGCTCAGCCTCACGTTTATCTTTATCCGCCAGCCCGGGGACTCTCGGAGGCAGATGCTTTTGAAACATCACTTCTGCCCCTTGCTCCGCGAGCTCAAAGAGCTTTTGCATAGTTGAGAGATTTATATATAAACATTCCGGGATGATTACAGCGTCGTATTGTCTGCTGTTTATTATTATTTTCCCGTTTTCGCAGGCGGCCTTCTGTAAGAACCTGTCTGACACTGCATCATAAGTCCAGCCCTTTTCCCAGAGCTTCATAGATAAGCGATAAAAGGATGAGTGCCTCAGCCATTCATCCTGATTGTGAACTCCGAAAGTTTTGTATGCCTTCCCGCCGGTATTCCAAAGATCGTGTACGGGGAAATAAAGCAGTATGTCGCTGTCCGGCCGGCCTTCCTGAAGCGCAGCTTGGCAGCGGGCGGCATAACTGTTGTATGCGGGAAGATTGCGCCATAGCCCTCCTTGAGGTCCGAGATTAACAGATGCATAAAACTGCCACCCGGGCCATTTTGCTTCCTTGGGCGAGTAGGGGATTCCATGGAAGAAAATATGATTTATGCCCGATAGAAAAAGAAAATCTGAAGCGGGCTTTAAGTCGTTCAGGCTTGTTTGGAAATGCTCATTGAGCCAAGTGAATGTTTCTGAAGAAGCAAGATTCCCGCCCTTTAGATGTGCGGCAGAGGAGCAGAGCTTAATCATAGGATACTGTTTGAAGTCAACTTCTCTGAAAATCTCAGTTTCAGGTATGTCCGAAGCGGCATAAAGATCGATCAGATTTGCCGGAGCCCCGTGAGCCTGATTCCTCGAAAGGCTGCCCTTTGAATTACACCACCTCGTCCATTCCTCTATAACTTCTATATGCAGCTCTGAGAGTGTCTTGCGGTAATCGTATTTTACCCTGTTTTGGATGTCGCTGCCGGCCTCGCCGTATAAAGCCTCAATGTGCTCACGTAGGTCGTATCCTCTGCGGCGTGTGAATTCTTCGAAGAAATCTTCTGTCCAGTCTGCCCCGTAATACTCAAATGAATCGTGAAAAAAGGAATTTGGATAAGTGTCTAATTCGCTGAAGGCCTTGTCGAATGCTTTCAGGTAGTCCTTGATTGCATCGGTTGAATAAGGATCCAACACGTATCCCTCGCCGCCAGGTGCTGCACGCTTTACCCTCTGAACAGGCCTCTTCATAAAAACTGCATACACTTCCCAACTGCCTTCAGGGGTCTGCCATTCCAAAAACCCCTTATCTGCATTGCCGTTTATATCCAGCCTTTTCCCTTTTGCAGAAACAGCTGAAATATAAATGAGCTCTTCGCTGGGAAGCTTTTCTGAGATCTTGCCGTCTTTGGGAGTATATCTTTTGAGAATCACGCCGCTGGAGGCTGTGTCTTTTGTTACCATCTCACCGCCGAAAGGCCAACCTGTGCCCGTTGTGAGGTCAACTTCTATGCCGTACTGCTCACCCTTCTGCAGGGTGTATTCCAGCAGTTCCACCCATCTTGGAGAAAGGAATTCAACGAACTTATCTTCCCAGCCTTTCGCTCCGTAAATAGGGCATATCTCAACCCCGCCTATTCCTGAATCGCTGTACTCTTTCAAGAGATCTGAAATGTTATCTTCATCAACAGCGCTTCCCAGCCACCACCATCTCGCCCAGGGCTGGGCGGTGTTATCCCGCTGGTTGGCTTTGTGATCGCAGAATATCCCTGCCGGCCTGACCTCTGCAAAGATCGAAACGGTGCAGGCAGATAATAACAATAAAGCGGCACTGATAATTTTCATAATTTCCCTTCCTGTTTACATACCGCTCATTGATTCGCATTTCTCAAAGACTATCTGAGACTCATCGTCTGCTTTGATTTCTACATCTTTGAATTTCCAGTCTGAAGCGTTTACTATCTTGCCCGCCTTTGTGGCTGAGATGTCGATGTTTTCGAGTATAAATTTTTTGGCAGGGGCT
This window of the Sedimentisphaera salicampi genome carries:
- the uvrB gene encoding excinuclease ABC subunit UvrB; this encodes MDQFNLKSQYNPSGDQPEAIKKLVEGISSGRRHQVLLGATGTGKTFTMANVIETVRKPALIISHNKTLAAQLYEEMKELFPDNAVEYFVSYYDYYQPEAYIPQRDIYIEKDASRNDDLDRLRLAATTSLLTRDDVIVVSSVSCIYGLGSPEEYKKNVVPVIKGDIIERDDLLGRFADVLYERNDIDFTRGTYRVRGDVVEVWPSYESYAVRVEFFGDEIESIKYINPVSGEALAEEQQVFIYPAAHYIMAQDRVQNALESIQQELDQRLAEFREEGKLLEAQRLEARTKYDMEMIAEVGFCSGIENYARHLAGLEPGAKPYTLLDYFPKDFIMFIDESHVTLPQVRAMYAGDRNRKQVLVDHGFRLPSAMDNRPLRFDEFEQRPGRTVYVSATPGDYELNLTGGEIVEQIIRPTGLLDPKVEVRPASNQVSDVKSEIYERVEAGQRVLVTVLTKRLAEDLTDFFQKEKIKCRYLHSEIDAIERVDILRDLRKGEFDVLIGINLLREGLDLPEVAMVAILDADKEGFLRSETSLIQTIGRAARNVDSRVILYGDKVTPSMKRAMDETERRRKIQMEYNKKHNITPETIKKAIRSALSDSLKARKTARQAVSMDEKEYDKTEMVAMLEKEMMKAAEELDFEKAAKLRDKIKQFESMPKIEKKK
- a CDS encoding decaprenyl-phosphate phosphoribosyltransferase translates to MKLPALVRLLRPAHWVKNGAVILPVIFAGRVFDAGAIVSAAAGFVLFCMLSSAVYSINDVFDAEEDRHHPKKRLRPVASGQITPKAGLLAGGILAVSGLALSILLGMSFLIFSAGYFFMQLLYSAKLKSIVLLDVIIIALGFVLRASAGAEAISVAISPWLFVCMFTLCLFMGFCKRYSEMVAIEDSEKRNNHRSTMQHYTPNLLTHLITLSGSLALMAFLAWSTSPETIARIGSEKLVYTFPLIVYGTFRFALVSMRGEYEGPVDIVLKDVPFTVSVAIWCVLAIFLCNF
- a CDS encoding sulfatase, which translates into the protein MLSRRQALKMMGFAAFAPAGFAAASKRKPNVIVVLSDDAGYADFGFTGCQDTPTPNLDSLSRQGTTCRQGYVTASVCAPSRAGLITGRYQQRFGHECNGPNAPVEGYSMDDMGLDPAEKTIGARMQSQGYKTLAVGKWHLGYQEQFHPCNRGFDEFYGFLSGARHYFTNKDVDETHALRTCDEKIDEEKIRYMTRDLTDASMKFIEKNKDQPFFIYLCYNAVHTPMEAPDHLIDKYRKIDPKRRRIHNAMTESLDTNVGRLQDKLNKLGLDDNTLLFFVNDNGGATNNGSRNGKLRGMKGSKWEGGIRVPFIVKWPGEIPAGKDYNYPVSTLDIMPTSLAAAGADKKQINSGKPLDGVNLLPYLQGKNKNRPHETLFWRRAVAGAVRKGDWKLIKAGDNPLLLFNLAEDESETKNLAKKHPEKVKELLKEYKNWEKQLQEPKWREGKKWERNQILKHRMEVDTREKERKYP
- a CDS encoding glycosyl hydrolase — protein: MKIISAALLLLSACTVSIFAEVRPAGIFCDHKANQRDNTAQPWARWWWLGSAVDEDNISDLLKEYSDSGIGGVEICPIYGAKGWEDKFVEFLSPRWVELLEYTLQKGEQYGIEVDLTTGTGWPFGGEMVTKDTASSGVILKRYTPKDGKISEKLPSEELIYISAVSAKGKRLDINGNADKGFLEWQTPEGSWEVYAVFMKRPVQRVKRAAPGGEGYVLDPYSTDAIKDYLKAFDKAFSELDTYPNSFFHDSFEYYGADWTEDFFEEFTRRRGYDLREHIEALYGEAGSDIQNRVKYDYRKTLSELHIEVIEEWTRWCNSKGSLSRNQAHGAPANLIDLYAASDIPETEIFREVDFKQYPMIKLCSSAAHLKGGNLASSETFTWLNEHFQTSLNDLKPASDFLFLSGINHIFFHGIPYSPKEAKWPGWQFYASVNLGPQGGLWRNLPAYNSYAARCQAALQEGRPDSDILLYFPVHDLWNTGGKAYKTFGVHNQDEWLRHSSFYRLSMKLWEKGWTYDAVSDRFLQKAACENGKIIINSRQYDAVIIPECLYINLSTMQKLFELAEQGAEVMFQKHLPPRVPGLADKDKREAELRKILKEAIPSLKPYSYLPPANLPPANLPPANMVHKTGKGEIRAAIIDSLLSESNLTRESFADKGIRFVRRSRDEGFNYFLVNLSDNNIDGWIELSKQAESVLLIDPLYEEKFGRAAIKKANGKTNVYIQIRPDQSIILKTFNSQKCGAGQWEYCEKTCKPFEIEGRWDVEFVSGGPVLPEGEKIKALMSWTNFKDKQCRRFHGTARYSIRFDKPDIQADKWKLGLGEVCSSARIYLNGKLLGVVWAKPFVIDVNELKSEDNLLQVEVTNLPANRIRDLDKRDVDWKYFYNINVVDIDYEPFDASDWPIKKSGLLGHVVLTPQKIIDITR